One window of Cellulomonas shaoxiangyii genomic DNA carries:
- a CDS encoding O-acetyl-ADP-ribose deacetylase, producing the protein MRVEAVEGDITREHVDVVVNAANSSLLGGGGVDGAIHAAAGPGLLAACRELRRTTLPGGLPVGDAVATPAFDLPARWVVHTVGPNRHAGETDPALLASCFERSLEVAAGLGATSVAFPAVGAGVYGWDADEVARVAVGAVRAWPDATGTGTTTGAAAGRRRPACVELVRFVLFSPRVHDAFARALGA; encoded by the coding sequence ATGCGGGTCGAGGCGGTCGAGGGCGACATCACGCGCGAGCACGTCGACGTGGTGGTGAACGCGGCGAACTCGTCGCTGCTGGGGGGCGGGGGCGTCGACGGCGCGATCCACGCCGCGGCGGGACCGGGCCTGCTGGCCGCGTGCCGGGAGCTGCGGCGCACCACGCTGCCCGGCGGCCTGCCCGTGGGCGACGCCGTCGCGACGCCCGCGTTCGACCTGCCGGCGCGCTGGGTCGTGCACACGGTGGGGCCGAACCGGCACGCCGGCGAGACCGACCCCGCCCTGCTCGCCTCGTGCTTCGAGCGATCGCTCGAGGTCGCCGCCGGGCTCGGTGCGACGAGCGTCGCGTTCCCCGCCGTGGGCGCGGGCGTCTACGGATGGGACGCGGACGAGGTGGCCCGCGTCGCGGTCGGGGCCGTCCGCGCGTGGCCGGACGCCACGGGCACGGGCACGACCACGGGCGCGGCGGCCGGTCGGCGGCGGCCCGCCTGTGTCGAGCTCGTGCGGTTCGTGCTGTTCTCGCCGCGCGTCCACGACGCGTTCGCGCGCGCGCTCGGCGCCTGA
- a CDS encoding PIG-L deacetylase family protein, giving the protein MADVLPALPEDDLTRVLCVVAHPDDLEYGASCAVARWTAHGVDVAYLLLTHGEAGMDASPPAETGPLRAREQVAAAAEVGVHEVELLDHPDGVLEPGLALRRDVAAAVRRYRPDAVLTMTWEAEVGWGLNQADHRAAGLATLDGVRDAGNRWVFTDLLDEGLEPWGARRLLVHGHTRPTHAVDVTGEPLRRGVASLQAHASYLAGLPWHPDPAEMVPAMAAEGGRAAGVEHAVLLRAYDL; this is encoded by the coding sequence ATGGCCGACGTGCTGCCCGCGCTGCCCGAGGACGACCTGACGCGCGTGCTGTGCGTCGTCGCCCACCCCGACGACCTCGAGTACGGCGCGTCGTGCGCCGTCGCGCGGTGGACGGCCCACGGCGTCGACGTCGCGTACCTGCTGCTCACGCACGGCGAGGCCGGGATGGACGCGTCCCCGCCGGCCGAGACGGGCCCGCTGCGCGCACGCGAGCAGGTGGCTGCAGCCGCGGAGGTCGGCGTGCACGAGGTCGAGCTCCTGGACCACCCCGACGGCGTGCTGGAGCCGGGGCTCGCGCTGCGCCGCGACGTCGCGGCGGCCGTCCGCCGGTACCGCCCCGACGCGGTGCTGACGATGACCTGGGAGGCCGAGGTCGGCTGGGGCCTGAACCAGGCGGACCACCGCGCGGCGGGCCTCGCGACGCTGGACGGCGTGCGCGACGCGGGCAACCGGTGGGTCTTCACGGACCTGCTCGACGAGGGCCTGGAGCCCTGGGGCGCCCGCCGCCTGCTCGTGCACGGGCACACGCGCCCCACCCACGCCGTCGACGTGACGGGGGAGCCGCTGCGCCGCGGCGTCGCCTCGCTCCAGGCGCACGCGTCCTACCTCGCGGGCCTGCCGTGGCACCCGGACCCGGCGGAGATGGTGCCGGCCATGGCCGCCGAGGGCGGGCGCGCCGCGGGCGTCGAGCACGCGGTGCTGCTGCGCGCGTACGACCTCTGA
- a CDS encoding aldo/keto reductase yields MQTRHIADVPVSAIGLGGMPMSIEGRPDRERSVATIHAALDAGVTLIDTADAYHLHADEVGHNEELIAEALRTWHGDASSVLVATKGGHLRPGDGTWTLNGRPEYLKQAAQESARRLGVEAIGLYQFHRPDPEVPYEESVGAIADLLDAGTIRLAGVSNANPEQIRLAQEVLGGRLASVQNQYSPAFRSSQPELDLCAELGIAFLPWSPLGGIARAGELGDRFAPFAEVAQARGVSPHQVALAWELAQADVVVPIPGASRPASIQDSVLAADLELTAEELDRLNSTAD; encoded by the coding sequence ATGCAGACACGACACATCGCCGACGTCCCCGTGAGCGCGATCGGCCTCGGCGGCATGCCCATGTCCATCGAGGGCCGCCCCGACCGCGAGCGCTCGGTCGCCACCATCCACGCCGCGCTCGACGCGGGCGTCACGCTGATCGACACCGCGGACGCGTACCACCTGCACGCCGACGAGGTCGGCCACAACGAGGAGCTGATCGCCGAGGCGCTGCGCACGTGGCACGGCGACGCGTCGTCGGTGCTCGTCGCCACGAAGGGCGGCCACCTGCGCCCGGGCGACGGCACGTGGACGCTGAACGGCCGGCCCGAGTACCTCAAGCAGGCCGCGCAGGAGTCGGCCCGCCGGCTCGGCGTCGAGGCGATCGGCCTCTACCAGTTCCACCGCCCCGACCCCGAGGTGCCCTACGAGGAGTCTGTCGGCGCGATCGCCGACCTGCTCGACGCCGGCACGATCCGCCTCGCGGGCGTCTCGAACGCGAACCCCGAGCAGATCCGCCTCGCGCAGGAGGTCCTCGGCGGGCGCCTGGCGTCCGTGCAGAACCAGTACTCCCCCGCGTTCCGCTCCTCGCAGCCGGAGCTCGACCTGTGCGCCGAGCTCGGCATCGCGTTCCTGCCGTGGAGCCCGCTCGGCGGCATCGCCCGGGCCGGCGAGCTGGGCGACCGGTTCGCGCCGTTCGCCGAGGTCGCGCAGGCGCGCGGCGTCAGCCCCCACCAGGTCGCGCTCGCGTGGGAGCTCGCCCAGGCGGACGTCGTCGTCCCGATCCCGGGCGCCTCGCGCCCGGCGTCGATCCAGGACTCGGTCCTCGCCGCCGACCTCGAGCTGACCGCCGAGGAGCTGGACCGCCTCAACTCCACCGCGGACTGA
- a CDS encoding Cof-type HAD-IIB family hydrolase, translating to MTVADPPVLDHVPDVRLIALDMDGSLLDGAKRVHPTFWPLLDALLARGVTVAPASGRAYPTLRRTMGRDDLVYIAENGAHVVRDGVAVAVDGLDLAVARDVVRRVRGAAATLDVGVVLCGERSAYVERTDDAFLAQCTPYYALLETVDDLTAVQDTVLKVAVHDFGDAEAGAGPALASFGDVARVLVSGEHWVDVMSPTADKGTALRAVQAALGVGPEHTMAFGDYLNDVGMLAAADWSFAMANGHPDVRAGARFLAPSNDENGVVRTIASVLRLDVPGL from the coding sequence GTGACCGTCGCCGACCCGCCCGTTCTCGACCACGTCCCGGACGTGCGGCTGATCGCGCTCGACATGGACGGCTCGCTGCTCGACGGCGCCAAGCGGGTGCACCCGACGTTCTGGCCGCTGCTCGACGCGCTGCTCGCGCGGGGCGTCACGGTGGCCCCCGCGAGCGGGCGGGCGTACCCCACGCTGCGCCGCACGATGGGCCGCGACGACCTCGTGTACATCGCGGAGAACGGCGCGCACGTCGTCCGCGACGGCGTGGCGGTCGCGGTCGACGGCCTCGACCTCGCGGTGGCGCGCGACGTCGTCCGCCGGGTGCGCGGGGCCGCGGCGACGCTCGACGTCGGGGTCGTGCTCTGCGGCGAGCGCAGCGCGTACGTCGAGCGCACCGACGACGCGTTCCTCGCGCAGTGCACGCCGTACTACGCCCTGCTGGAGACGGTCGACGACCTCACGGCGGTGCAGGACACCGTGCTCAAGGTCGCGGTGCACGACTTCGGGGACGCGGAGGCGGGCGCGGGCCCTGCGCTCGCGTCGTTCGGCGACGTCGCGCGGGTGCTCGTCTCGGGCGAGCACTGGGTGGACGTCATGAGCCCCACGGCGGACAAGGGCACCGCGCTGCGGGCCGTGCAGGCGGCGCTGGGCGTCGGCCCGGAGCACACCATGGCGTTCGGCGACTACCTCAACGACGTCGGCATGCTCGCGGCGGCGGACTGGTCGTTCGCCATGGCCAACGGGCACCCCGACGTGCGCGCGGGTGCGCGGTTCCTCGCGCCGTCGAACGACGAGAACGGCGTGGTCCGGACCATCGCCTCGGTCCTGCGCCTGGACGTCCCCGGCCTCTGA
- a CDS encoding vWA domain-containing protein, which translates to MTWRAVVPVGVVLVTALPLLVLCVVQALGVRVVRQDRRARPVRDGALRAGPWTWWRRALLVAAVAVVGLTPAVTTTQPGGARAGVQTFFVVDRTGSMAAEDWGPGEPAPRQPGLPPEPTVRRLDGARHDVVSLATDLSGGSFAVIAFADEAGSQLPLTDDVNAVRSWAQTVTQEVTASSTGTLRDRPLDVLRRSLEDAARRDPAMVRLVFYLSDGEQTGEGDAASFAELAPLVDGGAVLGYGTAQGGRMRSYDGTVDPDPPYITDPAGGDAVSRIDEDGLRAVAEELGVPYVHRTAPTPTGSLVADVDVAAIAADGRTDVIGTRDVVWPFALLAALLLAAEAWTWGRASSRRRSA; encoded by the coding sequence ATGACGTGGCGGGCGGTGGTCCCGGTGGGCGTCGTGCTGGTCACGGCGCTGCCCCTGCTGGTGCTGTGCGTGGTGCAGGCCCTCGGCGTGCGCGTGGTGCGCCAGGACCGGCGCGCGCGCCCGGTGCGCGACGGCGCGCTCCGCGCGGGGCCCTGGACGTGGTGGCGCCGTGCGCTGCTCGTCGCCGCGGTCGCGGTCGTCGGGCTCACACCGGCCGTGACGACGACGCAGCCGGGCGGCGCCCGCGCCGGCGTGCAGACCTTCTTCGTGGTCGACCGCACGGGCTCCATGGCGGCCGAGGACTGGGGCCCGGGCGAGCCCGCGCCGCGGCAGCCCGGCCTGCCGCCCGAGCCGACCGTGCGCCGCCTCGACGGCGCCCGCCACGACGTCGTCTCGCTCGCCACCGACCTGTCCGGCGGGTCCTTCGCCGTCATCGCCTTCGCCGACGAGGCCGGCTCCCAGCTGCCGCTCACGGACGACGTGAACGCCGTGCGGTCGTGGGCGCAGACCGTCACGCAGGAGGTGACCGCCTCCTCGACGGGCACGCTGCGCGACCGGCCGCTCGACGTGCTGCGCCGCTCGCTCGAGGACGCGGCCCGCCGCGACCCGGCGATGGTGCGCCTGGTGTTCTACCTGTCCGACGGGGAGCAGACCGGCGAGGGCGACGCCGCGTCGTTCGCCGAGCTGGCGCCGCTCGTCGACGGCGGCGCCGTGCTGGGCTACGGCACCGCGCAGGGCGGCCGCATGCGCAGCTACGACGGCACGGTCGACCCCGACCCGCCCTACATCACCGACCCCGCGGGCGGCGACGCCGTGTCCCGCATCGACGAGGACGGCCTGCGCGCCGTCGCCGAGGAGCTCGGCGTGCCGTACGTCCACCGCACCGCACCCACGCCGACGGGGTCCCTCGTCGCCGACGTCGACGTGGCGGCGATCGCCGCCGACGGGCGCACCGACGTGATCGGCACGCGTGACGTCGTCTGGCCGTTCGCCCTGCTCGCCGCGCTGCTGCTCGCGGCGGAGGCCTGGACGTGGGGCCGGGCGTCCAGCCGCCGGCGGTCCGCATGA
- a CDS encoding vWA domain-containing protein: MTAAVPLGAGTTLTTPWAVPALVALAVAALAAGLLWRRRGATTTWVANTAELRHVPAMRAWRVRYHALRAGLVLAVGAAALAAAVLVARPVAVEERTRDLANRDIVLCLDVSGSMIEYDAAVVAAFGRLVEEFEGERVALSLFNSTSRTVFPLTDDYDLVREQLRTARDVLEGDAPDDVEDFFRGGTEGLEMQASLIGDGLATCALLFDQFDADRSRSVVLATDNELSGDPVYSLEEATVLAADRGAVVHGLYPDRDAGSGGSGVRARMRLAVEDTGGVFAQASDPGAVPAILAQVQAAELVTMEADPERLVVDDSDGWVALLYVAGLLAVVLAWRVRA; this comes from the coding sequence GTGACCGCCGCCGTCCCGCTGGGCGCGGGCACGACCCTGACCACGCCGTGGGCGGTGCCGGCGCTCGTGGCGCTGGCCGTCGCCGCCCTCGCCGCGGGCCTGCTGTGGCGGCGGCGGGGTGCCACGACGACGTGGGTCGCGAACACCGCCGAGCTGCGCCACGTGCCGGCGATGCGGGCCTGGCGCGTGCGCTACCACGCGCTGCGCGCGGGCCTCGTGCTCGCCGTCGGCGCCGCCGCCCTCGCGGCGGCCGTGCTCGTCGCGCGCCCGGTCGCCGTCGAGGAGCGCACCCGCGACCTGGCGAACCGCGACATCGTCCTGTGCCTCGACGTGTCCGGCTCGATGATCGAGTACGACGCGGCCGTCGTCGCCGCGTTCGGGCGCCTGGTCGAGGAGTTCGAGGGCGAGCGCGTCGCGCTGTCGCTGTTCAACTCGACCTCGCGGACCGTCTTCCCGCTCACCGACGACTACGACCTGGTGCGCGAGCAGCTGCGCACGGCGCGCGACGTCCTGGAGGGGGACGCGCCCGACGACGTGGAGGACTTCTTCCGCGGCGGCACGGAAGGGCTGGAGATGCAGGCGTCGCTCATCGGTGACGGCCTTGCGACGTGCGCGCTGCTGTTCGACCAGTTCGACGCGGACCGGTCGCGGTCCGTGGTGCTCGCGACCGACAACGAGCTGTCGGGCGACCCGGTGTACTCCCTCGAGGAGGCGACGGTGCTGGCGGCCGACCGCGGCGCCGTCGTGCACGGCCTGTACCCGGACCGCGACGCCGGGTCGGGCGGCAGCGGGGTGCGCGCCCGCATGCGCCTGGCGGTCGAGGACACCGGCGGCGTGTTCGCGCAGGCGTCCGACCCCGGCGCGGTGCCCGCGATCCTCGCGCAGGTGCAGGCGGCCGAGCTCGTCACGATGGAGGCCGACCCGGAGCGGCTCGTCGTGGACGACTCCGACGGGTGGGTCGCCCTGCTGTACGTCGCCGGCCTGCTGGCCGTCGTCCTGGCCTGGCGGGTGCGCGCATGA
- a CDS encoding DUF58 domain-containing protein, whose protein sequence is MPHRSRLALVRARLDLPTVRRATGLLEGRHRAVWKGHGDEVDDLHLYTPGDDVGDIDWRASARSAQPVVKRYVATSNLSVVLVVDTGRHMCATSAGGERKDVVALLVADVVAHLSHRRGDRVGVVAGDASRVLELPPRAGSTHLEVLLRRVERTFDPGAGDGDLARLLDRVLRRTARRSLVVVVTDEARPTEADARALARVRTRHEVMVVQVADADLFGADLGPAPATLAGASDARERGRPVAVTGPVRAVRDIVSGWTLPAYLRGRRGVQQAVAQARAERHLAVRARLRRVGVEAVTVESTHDVLDEMAALLGRARRARR, encoded by the coding sequence ATGCCCCACCGGTCCCGTCTCGCGCTCGTGCGCGCCCGCCTCGACCTGCCCACGGTGCGCCGCGCCACGGGGCTGCTCGAGGGGCGCCACCGCGCGGTGTGGAAGGGCCACGGCGACGAGGTCGACGACCTGCACCTCTACACGCCCGGTGACGACGTGGGCGACATCGACTGGCGGGCGTCGGCACGGTCGGCGCAGCCCGTGGTCAAGCGGTACGTCGCGACGTCGAACCTGTCGGTGGTCCTCGTCGTCGACACCGGCCGGCACATGTGCGCCACGTCCGCGGGCGGGGAGCGCAAGGACGTCGTCGCCCTGCTCGTCGCGGACGTCGTCGCGCACCTGTCGCACCGGCGGGGCGACCGCGTCGGCGTCGTCGCGGGCGATGCGAGCCGGGTCCTGGAGCTGCCGCCGCGCGCCGGGTCGACGCACCTCGAGGTGCTGCTGCGGCGGGTCGAGCGGACGTTCGACCCCGGTGCCGGCGACGGCGACCTCGCGCGCCTGCTCGACCGCGTGCTGCGCCGCACGGCCCGCCGCTCGCTCGTCGTCGTCGTCACGGACGAGGCGCGGCCGACCGAGGCCGACGCGCGGGCCCTCGCGCGCGTGCGGACGCGGCACGAGGTGATGGTCGTGCAGGTCGCCGACGCGGACCTGTTCGGGGCGGACCTCGGCCCCGCGCCCGCGACGCTCGCGGGGGCGTCCGACGCCCGCGAGCGCGGCCGCCCGGTCGCGGTGACCGGACCCGTCCGCGCGGTGCGCGACATCGTGTCCGGCTGGACGCTGCCCGCGTACCTGCGCGGGCGCCGCGGCGTGCAGCAGGCGGTCGCGCAGGCGCGCGCGGAGCGGCACCTGGCCGTGCGGGCGCGGCTGCGGCGCGTCGGCGTCGAGGCCGTCACGGTCGAGTCGACGCACGACGTGCTGGACGAGATGGCGGCGCTGCTGGGGAGGGCGCGACGTGCCCGGCGGTGA
- a CDS encoding AAA family ATPase — MPPRDTLTSRDLHRAVALTERIGRVFDQRVVGQAGLRTSLVTALMCGGHILLESVPGLAKTTAAQTLAHAVSGSFHRIQCTPDLMPSDIVGTQVFNYGTSTFTTQLGPVHANVVLLDEINRSSAKTQSAMLEAMQEKQTTIAGELHPVPTPFMVLATQNPIEEEGTHVLPEAQMDRFLLKEVLDYPEPAEEVEILDRISDGRMTRPLDADRLTLDEVRWLQARVDEVYVDASIRRYVVDLVATTRGRGPVQVPGHDRLVRMGASPRGSIALMRVAQAVALRDGRSHVTPDDVRALRHAVLRHRVVRTFDALADDVTPESIVDAVFDAVPVP; from the coding sequence GTGCCTCCCCGCGACACGCTCACCTCCCGCGACCTCCACCGAGCCGTCGCGCTCACCGAACGCATCGGCCGGGTCTTCGACCAGCGCGTCGTCGGCCAGGCGGGGCTGCGCACGTCGCTCGTGACGGCGCTGATGTGCGGCGGGCACATCCTGCTCGAGTCGGTCCCGGGCCTGGCCAAGACGACGGCCGCGCAGACGCTCGCGCACGCCGTGTCCGGGTCGTTCCACCGCATCCAGTGCACGCCGGACCTCATGCCGTCGGACATCGTCGGCACGCAGGTCTTCAACTACGGCACGTCGACGTTCACGACGCAGCTCGGGCCGGTGCACGCGAACGTCGTGCTGCTCGACGAGATCAACCGGTCGAGCGCGAAGACGCAGTCGGCGATGCTCGAGGCGATGCAGGAGAAGCAGACGACGATCGCGGGCGAGCTGCACCCGGTCCCGACGCCGTTCATGGTGCTCGCCACGCAGAACCCCATCGAGGAGGAGGGCACGCACGTCCTCCCCGAGGCCCAGATGGACCGCTTCCTGCTCAAGGAGGTGCTCGACTACCCCGAGCCGGCGGAGGAGGTCGAGATCCTGGACCGCATCTCCGACGGCCGCATGACCCGCCCGCTCGACGCCGACCGGCTCACGCTCGACGAGGTCCGCTGGCTGCAGGCCCGCGTGGACGAGGTCTACGTCGACGCGTCGATCCGCCGGTACGTCGTCGACCTCGTCGCGACCACGCGCGGCCGCGGGCCCGTGCAGGTGCCCGGCCACGACCGGCTGGTGCGCATGGGCGCGAGCCCGCGCGGGTCCATCGCCCTCATGCGCGTCGCCCAGGCGGTCGCCCTGCGGGACGGCCGCAGCCACGTCACGCCGGACGACGTGCGCGCGCTGCGCCACGCCGTGCTCCGCCACCGGGTGGTCCGCACGTTCGACGCGCTCGCCGACGACGTGACGCCCGAGTCGATCGTCGACGCCGTGTTCGACGCGGTCCCGGTGCCCTGA
- a CDS encoding alpha/beta family hydrolase — translation MRPSPVPRVVHAGEAPADVAGVLLTPGASATRDHATLVALDAALSPHVAVRRADLPRGRAAVDRVRAEAEAFAAELGVGTDRLVVGGRSFGGRMASVAVAEGLPAAGLLLLSYPLHPPGRPDRLRTAHLPEVRVPVLAVSGEQDPFGTPDELTRHLAGLGGPWTLALVPGTHAPRDTAVVAAVRLWWPAAG, via the coding sequence GTGCGACCGAGCCCTGTTCCCCGCGTCGTCCACGCGGGCGAGGCGCCCGCCGACGTCGCCGGCGTGCTCCTGACCCCCGGCGCGAGCGCCACGCGGGACCACGCGACGCTCGTCGCGCTCGACGCGGCCCTGTCCCCGCACGTCGCGGTCCGCCGCGCCGACCTGCCGCGCGGGCGGGCCGCCGTCGACCGCGTCCGGGCGGAGGCCGAGGCGTTCGCCGCCGAGCTCGGCGTGGGCACCGACCGGCTCGTCGTCGGCGGGCGGTCGTTCGGCGGGCGGATGGCGTCGGTCGCCGTCGCCGAGGGGCTGCCGGCCGCGGGGCTCCTGCTGCTGTCCTACCCGCTGCACCCGCCCGGGCGGCCGGACCGGCTGCGCACGGCCCACCTGCCCGAGGTCCGGGTGCCGGTGCTGGCGGTCAGCGGCGAGCAGGACCCCTTCGGCACGCCCGACGAGCTGACCAGGCACCTCGCGGGCCTCGGCGGCCCGTGGACCCTCGCCCTCGTGCCCGGCACGCACGCGCCCCGCGACACGGCGGTGGTCGCGGCGGTGCGCCTCTGGTGGCCGGCCGCGGGGTAG
- a CDS encoding WXG100 family type VII secretion target: MPRFKVDPDGLLRTVEALRVANAGIEAELERLDAQVRRLDDAWSGEARDAYARAQAQWRQELAGMNRTLADAARRAANVSARYTATREAVAARWSGA; encoded by the coding sequence ATGCCGCGCTTCAAGGTGGACCCGGACGGCCTGCTGCGGACCGTCGAGGCGCTGCGCGTCGCGAACGCCGGCATCGAGGCCGAGCTTGAGCGCCTGGACGCGCAGGTGCGCCGGCTGGACGACGCCTGGTCGGGCGAGGCGCGCGACGCGTACGCCCGGGCCCAGGCGCAGTGGCGCCAGGAGCTGGCGGGCATGAACAGGACGCTGGCCGACGCGGCGCGCCGCGCCGCGAACGTCTCCGCCCGGTACACCGCGACCCGCGAGGCCGTCGCCGCGCGCTGGAGCGGCGCGTGA